Proteins encoded in a region of the Saccharothrix ecbatanensis genome:
- a CDS encoding S1 family peptidase, translating into MERISIAAASSWHSQTTTRGVPRSPASRRVQVNRIAVGHTPPFAPFEGLIPGVPRAGRGASYGRGVGAGQRRLSDGEQWRVRLVDAEGRTHGAGVQLGQRHVLTCAHVVSDIGDDVVVQVGSTTARAVGRKSVPVLPDRRGDVALLELDRELPGAGAVLSRMAVSWDRAVHVFGFPAKVGDGVYARTVLAGAAGPGSEWIQMNARSTVEQRVRRGFSGGGVVDEQTGAVLGIVVSEYKDSTQPAGLSWMIPVETIVSHLPDVDRWVTGESAADEVFSGKAEPGVTRVGVAKALADWLARGDRGDVVITVVGADRSELYRLVALSDRGSRLVSSDAPEGTVPAVGSIDLAVDAAKRTADQVARRIVRRAGIAVDDRLGSSAVVRAGIPPMTVVVDGVDEAVHPDGLLNDVLRPLADHGTRLILGFRHESSPSLAVAWAWEVEQRLDGLTRVIMRHPDDRATKLRQRATELRIVAKRLDPPRVRPRLEKFAREVAAIEADADPGDVPRELHEQEKLLGVYLSEAVKRRIAERADLVALHRTATGLLRRSPPDLTAVRDTVLAYARAVRQEEPK; encoded by the coding sequence GTGGAACGAATCTCCATTGCTGCCGCTTCCTCCTGGCATTCCCAGACCACGACTCGTGGTGTCCCACGCAGTCCAGCTTCGCGCCGTGTCCAGGTCAACCGAATTGCGGTCGGGCACACGCCGCCCTTTGCGCCATTCGAGGGGTTGATCCCCGGAGTGCCTCGGGCGGGTCGGGGCGCGTCGTATGGTCGCGGCGTGGGGGCTGGACAGCGACGTTTGTCCGACGGCGAACAGTGGCGGGTACGCCTTGTCGACGCCGAGGGACGCACCCATGGCGCCGGAGTCCAACTGGGGCAACGGCATGTGCTGACGTGTGCGCACGTCGTGTCCGACATCGGTGACGACGTCGTGGTCCAAGTCGGGTCCACCACCGCACGGGCCGTCGGTCGCAAGAGCGTGCCGGTGCTGCCGGACCGTCGCGGTGACGTGGCGCTGCTCGAACTGGATCGCGAGTTACCCGGCGCCGGCGCCGTGCTGAGCCGGATGGCGGTGAGCTGGGACCGCGCCGTGCACGTGTTCGGGTTCCCCGCCAAGGTCGGCGACGGCGTCTACGCGCGCACGGTGCTCGCCGGCGCGGCCGGTCCCGGGTCGGAGTGGATCCAGATGAACGCCCGGTCCACCGTCGAGCAGCGGGTGCGTCGCGGGTTCAGCGGCGGTGGGGTGGTCGACGAGCAGACCGGCGCCGTGCTCGGCATCGTGGTCAGCGAGTACAAGGACAGCACGCAGCCGGCCGGCCTGTCGTGGATGATCCCGGTGGAGACGATCGTCTCGCACCTCCCCGACGTGGACCGGTGGGTGACCGGCGAATCCGCCGCCGACGAGGTGTTCAGCGGCAAGGCGGAGCCCGGCGTCACGCGGGTCGGTGTGGCCAAGGCGCTGGCGGACTGGCTGGCCCGGGGGGATCGCGGTGACGTCGTGATCACCGTGGTGGGCGCCGACCGGAGCGAGCTGTACCGGCTGGTGGCGTTGTCCGACCGGGGGTCGCGGTTGGTCTCCTCCGACGCGCCGGAGGGCACGGTGCCGGCGGTCGGCAGCATCGACCTGGCCGTCGACGCCGCGAAGCGGACCGCGGACCAGGTGGCGCGGCGGATCGTGCGCCGGGCGGGGATCGCCGTGGACGACCGGCTCGGGTCGAGCGCGGTGGTCCGGGCCGGTATCCCGCCGATGACGGTCGTGGTGGACGGCGTGGACGAGGCCGTTCACCCCGACGGCTTGCTGAACGACGTGCTGCGACCGCTCGCCGACCACGGGACCCGGCTCATCCTCGGGTTCCGGCACGAGTCCTCGCCGAGCCTGGCCGTTGCCTGGGCGTGGGAAGTCGAGCAGCGCCTGGACGGCCTGACCCGGGTGATCATGCGGCACCCCGACGACCGGGCGACGAAGCTCAGGCAGCGGGCGACCGAGCTGCGGATCGTCGCCAAGCGCCTCGATCCCCCGCGGGTGCGGCCACGACTGGAGAAGTTCGCCCGCGAGGTCGCCGCCATCGAGGCCGACGCCGATCCCGGTGACGTGCCGCGTGAACTCCACGAACAGGAGAAGCTGCTCGGTGTCTACCTGTCGGAGGCGGTGAAGCGCCGGATCGCCGAGCGCGCCGACCTCGTCGCCCTGCACCGCACGGCCACCGGGTTGCTGCGCCGATCGCCACCCGATCTGACCGCCGTGAGGGACACGGTCCTGGCGTACGCGCGCGCAGTGCGACAGGAGGAGCCGAAGTGA
- a CDS encoding amylo-alpha-1,6-glucosidase: MTTAWTSGAAPPVTGNGNGSTTLVEGSTFCQSSIDGDIIPGRPHGLFVSDTRVLSGWQLHLDGTPVEPLSTIDGAPYAATFVGRVRPHSGLADSTVLVLRRRQVGAGMREQVVLRNLADETAVLTVAVLVEADFADLFEVKEGRARTHHGVEAAAGSDGLTFLCPGAEQCQTVTVTADGEPDVVPRQLTFHAMVPPRGEWSVSLVVQAAVGGVTGHEEHDEKSPECRLHAWRMATPQITTGASGLVTTLATSASDLGALQIHDPRHSERRVVAAGAPWFMALFGRDSLLTSWMALPLDQRLALGTLQTLADHQGVKVDPLTEEQPGRILHEVRLGRAAALALGGGSAYYGTADATPLFVGLLGELHRWGLPPAELASLLPVADRALAWIRDFGDRDGDGFVEYQRATDRGLLNQGWKDSFDGVNFADGRMAEPPIALAEVQAYVYAAYTARAEIAVASGDQRTAAEYRRKAAELKAAFNERFWLPERGWFALALDAEKRPVDSLTSNMGHCLWCGIVDDDKAGAVAEHLLSPPMWSGFGIRTLADTMGAYNPMSYHNGSVWPHDSAIAAAGLMRYGFVAEAQQVAMGVLDAARRFGGRLPELFCGFDRVEFPSPVPYPTSCSPQAWAAAAPILLTRTLLRFQPDLPSGKVMVAPVVPDRLVPLKIENLPLAEYRLCIDVREDGWDVQGLPEHLVVTGP; this comes from the coding sequence ATGACCACCGCATGGACCTCCGGCGCCGCCCCGCCCGTCACCGGGAACGGGAACGGCTCCACCACCCTCGTCGAGGGTTCGACGTTCTGCCAGTCCTCGATCGACGGCGACATCATCCCCGGTCGGCCGCACGGGCTGTTCGTGTCGGACACCCGGGTCCTGTCCGGCTGGCAGCTGCACCTGGACGGCACGCCGGTGGAGCCGTTGAGCACCATCGACGGCGCGCCCTACGCGGCGACGTTCGTGGGGCGGGTCAGGCCGCACAGTGGCCTGGCCGACAGCACGGTCCTGGTGCTGCGCCGCCGTCAGGTCGGGGCCGGGATGCGGGAGCAGGTCGTGCTGCGCAACCTCGCGGACGAGACCGCGGTGCTGACGGTGGCCGTGCTGGTGGAAGCCGATTTCGCGGACCTGTTCGAGGTCAAGGAGGGCAGGGCGCGGACACACCACGGCGTGGAGGCCGCGGCCGGCAGCGACGGCCTCACGTTCCTCTGCCCCGGCGCGGAACAGTGCCAGACGGTGACGGTGACCGCCGACGGCGAACCGGACGTGGTGCCGCGGCAGCTGACGTTCCACGCGATGGTGCCGCCGCGTGGCGAGTGGTCGGTGTCGCTGGTGGTGCAGGCCGCGGTCGGCGGCGTGACCGGGCACGAGGAGCACGACGAAAAGTCGCCGGAGTGCCGGCTCCACGCGTGGCGCATGGCCACGCCGCAGATCACCACCGGCGCGTCCGGCCTGGTCACCACGCTCGCCACGAGCGCGTCCGACCTGGGCGCGTTGCAGATCCACGACCCGCGGCACTCGGAACGACGGGTGGTCGCCGCGGGCGCGCCGTGGTTCATGGCCCTGTTCGGCCGCGACTCGCTGCTGACCAGCTGGATGGCGCTGCCGCTGGACCAGCGGCTCGCGCTCGGCACGTTGCAGACCCTGGCCGACCACCAGGGGGTGAAGGTCGATCCGCTGACCGAGGAGCAGCCGGGCCGGATCCTGCACGAGGTCCGACTCGGCCGGGCGGCGGCCTTGGCGCTCGGCGGCGGCAGCGCGTACTACGGCACGGCCGACGCCACCCCGTTGTTCGTGGGCCTGCTGGGCGAGCTGCACCGGTGGGGTCTGCCGCCGGCCGAACTCGCGTCGCTGCTGCCCGTCGCCGATCGGGCGCTGGCGTGGATCCGCGACTTCGGCGACCGCGACGGCGACGGGTTCGTGGAGTACCAGCGGGCCACCGACCGGGGACTGCTCAACCAGGGGTGGAAGGACTCGTTCGACGGGGTCAACTTCGCCGACGGCCGGATGGCGGAGCCGCCGATCGCGCTGGCCGAGGTCCAGGCGTACGTGTATGCCGCCTACACGGCGCGTGCCGAGATCGCGGTGGCGTCCGGCGACCAGCGCACCGCGGCGGAGTACCGGCGCAAAGCCGCCGAGCTCAAGGCCGCCTTCAACGAGCGGTTCTGGCTGCCCGAGCGGGGGTGGTTCGCGTTGGCGCTGGACGCGGAGAAACGACCGGTCGACTCGTTGACGTCGAACATGGGGCACTGCCTGTGGTGCGGGATCGTGGACGACGACAAGGCCGGCGCGGTCGCGGAGCACCTGCTCAGCCCCCCGATGTGGTCCGGTTTCGGCATCCGCACGCTCGCCGACACCATGGGCGCGTACAACCCGATGAGCTACCACAACGGCTCGGTCTGGCCGCACGACTCCGCGATCGCGGCGGCGGGGCTGATGCGGTACGGGTTCGTCGCGGAGGCCCAGCAGGTGGCGATGGGCGTCCTCGACGCGGCCCGGCGGTTCGGCGGCCGACTGCCGGAACTGTTCTGCGGCTTCGACCGTGTCGAGTTCCCGTCGCCGGTCCCGTACCCGACCTCCTGCTCCCCGCAGGCCTGGGCCGCCGCCGCGCCGATCCTGCTGACCCGCACTCTGCTGCGCTTCCAGCCGGACCTGCCGTCGGGGAAGGTGATGGTCGCCCCGGTCGTGCCGGACCGCCTGGTGCCGCTCAAGATCGAGAACCTGCCGCTGGCGGAGTACCGGCTGTGCATCGACGTGCGTGAAGACGGGTGGGACGTGCAGGGCCTGCCCGAGCACTTGGTGGTCACCGGCCCTTGA
- a CDS encoding serine/threonine-protein kinase yields MTPCNRPGCGGTVEETGFCDTCDRRPLSVDVQVDVQADSDSGRRGNPLSLPVFAFPDPSSRIRSDAEVPERSRRCGRCGAEVGRSYKGNPARAEGVCGPCGYPYSFLPTLHQGTVVADQYEVLGCFARGGIGWVYLARDTHLDGNLVVLKGLIDANDTGSAVAERRALTTMDHKNIVRIFNFVPHRDARTGESRDYIVMEYVDGLELSEVQQRSSLGSEPLKAEHVLTCVRHVLEAFEYLHGRGFLYCDMKPANVIVRPGDRGEHESRVKVIDLGGVRRADDHTSPRIGTDGYEAPEVSGPHDLTVRSDIHTVGEMLKRLFHATVDWGQLYPIEKSTSPLATAARSLERLHDRAAHKDPAQRFASARQMLDQLDGVLREFASLRDGVARPEPSTTFTPTAALLDDGLGSVPPLARWTRPEEYRGTGESLPDGRPTPGAVAVGLPVPRVDPDDAAESVVTAAGASEPRRLLDKLSTAGLDTAEVRFARCRAYLELARPDQAAADLDAVVSLEAVIGLAPDGWRIAWHRGLLALARNQVDAARPEFDAVYDALPGEDAPKLALGFCAEHGGDLFRAERLYEAVWRRDRSQGSAAFGLARIRLGRRDRAGAVALLDEVPKVSRHYDAAAVAAVVILAGRLGPTTAEGKPDPADLSEAADRLSGLYLDGGAPTGPARERMTAILREAAFEAVADPVVLPRGGIFGSGPTRKELARNLSESYRALAGQADDADDLAILMDLANKTRPRTWR; encoded by the coding sequence GTGACCCCGTGCAACCGGCCCGGCTGCGGCGGAACCGTGGAGGAGACGGGTTTCTGCGACACGTGCGACCGGCGGCCGTTGAGCGTCGACGTCCAGGTCGACGTCCAGGCGGACTCCGACAGCGGTCGGCGGGGCAACCCGTTGTCGTTGCCCGTCTTCGCGTTCCCCGACCCGTCGAGCCGCATCCGCTCCGACGCGGAGGTGCCGGAGCGGAGCCGCCGGTGCGGCCGTTGCGGGGCGGAGGTCGGTCGGAGCTACAAGGGGAACCCGGCGCGGGCCGAGGGGGTCTGCGGCCCGTGCGGCTACCCGTACTCGTTCCTCCCGACGCTTCACCAGGGCACTGTGGTGGCCGACCAGTACGAGGTGCTGGGGTGCTTCGCCCGCGGCGGCATCGGCTGGGTCTACCTCGCGCGCGACACGCACCTGGACGGCAACCTCGTGGTGCTCAAGGGTTTGATCGACGCGAACGACACCGGGTCGGCCGTGGCGGAACGCCGTGCGTTGACCACCATGGACCACAAGAACATCGTGCGGATCTTCAACTTCGTGCCGCACCGCGATGCCCGGACCGGTGAGTCGCGGGACTACATCGTGATGGAGTACGTCGACGGGCTGGAGTTGAGCGAGGTACAGCAGCGGTCCTCGCTCGGGAGTGAGCCGCTGAAGGCGGAGCACGTCCTCACGTGCGTCAGGCACGTCCTGGAGGCATTCGAGTACCTGCACGGGCGCGGGTTCCTCTACTGCGACATGAAGCCCGCCAACGTGATCGTCCGGCCGGGCGACCGCGGCGAGCACGAGAGCCGGGTGAAGGTGATCGACCTCGGCGGGGTGCGCCGGGCCGACGACCACACGTCACCGAGGATCGGCACGGACGGGTACGAGGCGCCCGAAGTCAGCGGCCCACACGACCTGACGGTGCGGTCCGACATCCACACCGTCGGGGAGATGCTGAAACGGCTGTTCCACGCCACCGTCGACTGGGGGCAGCTTTACCCGATCGAGAAGAGCACCAGTCCCCTCGCCACTGCGGCGAGGTCGTTGGAACGACTCCACGACCGCGCGGCCCACAAGGACCCGGCACAGCGGTTCGCGTCGGCCCGGCAGATGCTCGACCAGCTCGACGGCGTGCTGCGGGAGTTCGCCTCCCTGCGCGACGGGGTCGCCAGGCCCGAGCCGTCCACCACGTTCACGCCCACGGCGGCGCTGCTCGACGACGGGCTGGGCTCGGTGCCGCCGTTGGCGCGCTGGACCCGGCCCGAGGAGTACCGCGGCACCGGCGAGTCGCTGCCCGACGGGCGTCCGACGCCCGGCGCGGTCGCGGTCGGGCTGCCCGTGCCGCGGGTCGACCCGGACGACGCCGCCGAGAGCGTCGTGACGGCCGCCGGCGCGTCCGAACCGCGTCGGCTGCTCGACAAGCTGTCGACGGCCGGGCTCGACACCGCCGAAGTCAGGTTCGCCCGCTGCCGGGCGTACCTGGAGCTGGCCAGACCCGACCAAGCCGCAGCCGACCTGGATGCCGTGGTCAGCTTGGAGGCCGTGATCGGCTTGGCGCCCGACGGCTGGCGGATCGCCTGGCACCGAGGGCTGCTCGCGTTGGCCCGGAACCAGGTCGACGCGGCCCGGCCGGAGTTCGACGCCGTCTACGACGCCCTGCCCGGTGAGGACGCGCCGAAGCTCGCGCTCGGGTTCTGCGCCGAGCACGGCGGTGATCTTTTCCGCGCGGAAAGGCTGTACGAGGCGGTCTGGCGGCGTGACCGGTCGCAGGGCAGCGCCGCCTTCGGGCTGGCACGCATCCGGCTCGGCCGCCGTGATCGGGCCGGTGCGGTGGCGTTGCTGGACGAGGTGCCGAAGGTGTCCCGGCACTACGACGCCGCCGCGGTCGCGGCCGTGGTCATCCTCGCCGGCCGGCTCGGGCCCACCACGGCCGAGGGCAAACCCGACCCGGCCGACCTGAGCGAGGCCGCGGACCGGTTGTCCGGCCTCTACCTGGACGGCGGCGCCCCGACCGGTCCCGCCCGTGAACGGATGACCGCGATCCTGCGGGAGGCCGCGTTCGAGGCGGTCGCCGACCCCGTCGTGCTGCCCAGGGGCGGGATTTTCGGCTCCGGGCCGACAAGGAAGGAGTTGGCCCGCAACCTTTCGGAGTCGTACCGGGCGTTGGCCGGTCAGGCCGACGACGCCGACGACCTCGCCATCCTGATGGACCTGGCCAACAAGACCCGTCCGAGGACGTGGAGATGA
- a CDS encoding NAD-dependent epimerase/dehydratase family protein: protein MRVLVTGAHGKLGAATVEKLVRSGHEVTGVDLAPPVHDRSLDAAYFQADLADAGQVAAIVPGHDAVVHAAAVPSPKHHPSQVIFQNNVMSTYHLVEAAERAGARRFVFISSETVPGFSFPKRYFHADYAPIDEEHRVRPQDPYALSKRVGEELMDAVTARSDLTAVSIRPTWIQWEGNIERNIGPVVRARGSDTSASFWSYVVVYDVADLIEAAATADTPGHEVVYAAAADNVANLPLHDLVRRHFGDEVELRPVARVDASGISCAKAARLFGWKPVRHRRDWLDDDGHLLPEVRERLDREDTGVHRGLRAIR from the coding sequence ATGCGAGTGCTGGTCACGGGTGCCCACGGCAAGCTGGGCGCGGCGACGGTCGAGAAGCTGGTGCGGAGCGGGCACGAGGTGACCGGGGTCGACCTCGCGCCACCGGTGCACGACCGCTCCCTGGACGCCGCCTACTTCCAGGCCGACCTCGCCGACGCGGGCCAGGTCGCGGCCATCGTGCCGGGCCACGACGCCGTCGTGCACGCCGCCGCGGTGCCCAGTCCCAAGCACCACCCGTCGCAGGTGATCTTCCAGAACAACGTGATGTCGACGTACCACCTGGTAGAGGCCGCCGAACGGGCGGGCGCGCGGCGGTTCGTCTTCATCTCCAGCGAGACCGTGCCCGGGTTCTCCTTCCCCAAGCGCTACTTCCACGCCGACTACGCGCCCATCGACGAGGAACACCGGGTCCGCCCGCAGGACCCGTACGCGCTGTCCAAACGGGTCGGTGAAGAGCTCATGGACGCCGTCACCGCGCGCAGCGACCTCACCGCCGTCTCCATCCGTCCGACGTGGATCCAGTGGGAGGGCAACATCGAGCGCAACATCGGCCCGGTCGTGCGCGCCCGCGGCTCGGACACCAGCGCGTCGTTCTGGTCGTACGTTGTGGTCTACGACGTCGCGGACCTCATCGAGGCGGCCGCCACCGCCGACACGCCGGGCCACGAGGTGGTCTACGCCGCGGCGGCGGACAACGTGGCCAACCTGCCGTTGCACGACCTCGTGCGCCGCCACTTCGGTGACGAGGTCGAGTTGCGGCCGGTGGCGCGGGTGGACGCCTCGGGCATCTCGTGCGCGAAGGCGGCCCGCCTGTTCGGCTGGAAACCCGTGCGCCACCGGCGTGACTGGCTGGACGACGACGGTCACCTGCTGCCGGAAGTGCGGGAGAGGCTGGACCGGGAGGACACCGGCGTGCACCGCGGGCTGCGCGCGATCCGCTGA
- a CDS encoding GNAT family N-acetyltransferase, giving the protein MEIRSTTDQDLDVFVDTLHVAFGHFREAPTGGGGLWWSALEMDRGLLAVTPDGRPVGTAAAYSFELTLPGETIVPAAGVSAVGVLPSHRRQGVLSAMMRHQLTELRARGEFLSVLLATEAVIYRRFGYGPATYTQTLTVQRHRAALALPRAPGTATGSVEVMRRSECGGILEDVYDRYRRAQPGALSRPRSWWAVGAGQPPISPAPRYVAVHRDTDGVPDGYASYSLGEHGTLTVDETIATDDAVSTALARFLLGHDLVTRVVLKHCPPDHPLRWQLADFRAGEVGGDTDWLWVRLLDVPRALTARGWFTDGELVLDVEDPFLGEHGRYLLTVRDGKADCVPTDREPDLSLDVSDLGSVYLGGTAPSTLVRAGHIRAHHPDAATLADALFRAERPPHCLHWF; this is encoded by the coding sequence ATGGAGATTCGTTCCACGACCGACCAGGACCTCGACGTCTTCGTCGATACCCTCCATGTCGCGTTCGGGCATTTCCGGGAAGCCCCGACCGGGGGTGGTGGGCTCTGGTGGTCGGCGCTCGAAATGGACCGCGGCCTGCTCGCCGTGACGCCGGACGGCCGGCCCGTCGGCACCGCCGCCGCGTACTCCTTCGAGCTCACCCTGCCCGGCGAGACCATCGTCCCGGCCGCCGGGGTGAGCGCCGTCGGCGTGCTGCCCTCGCACCGACGCCAGGGCGTGCTCAGCGCGATGATGCGGCACCAGCTCACCGAGCTGCGGGCCCGAGGCGAGTTCCTGTCCGTGCTGCTGGCCACCGAGGCCGTGATCTACCGCAGGTTCGGCTACGGACCGGCGACCTACACGCAGACGCTGACGGTGCAGCGCCACCGTGCCGCTCTCGCGCTCCCTCGTGCGCCTGGAACGGCGACCGGCTCGGTCGAGGTGATGCGGCGCTCGGAGTGCGGAGGGATCCTAGAAGACGTCTACGACCGTTACCGCCGCGCACAGCCCGGCGCACTGTCCAGGCCGCGCAGTTGGTGGGCCGTGGGCGCCGGCCAGCCCCCGATCTCTCCCGCGCCGCGCTATGTCGCCGTCCACCGTGACACCGACGGTGTCCCGGACGGGTATGCCAGCTACTCGCTCGGCGAGCACGGCACCCTGACCGTCGACGAGACCATCGCCACCGACGACGCGGTCTCCACGGCCCTGGCCCGGTTCCTGCTCGGGCACGACCTGGTCACCCGGGTCGTGCTCAAGCACTGCCCGCCGGACCACCCGCTGCGCTGGCAGCTGGCGGACTTCCGCGCCGGCGAGGTGGGCGGCGACACCGACTGGCTCTGGGTGCGGCTGCTGGACGTCCCGCGTGCGCTGACCGCGCGCGGTTGGTTCACCGATGGCGAGCTGGTCCTCGACGTCGAAGACCCGTTCCTCGGCGAGCACGGCCGCTACCTGCTGACCGTCCGCGACGGCAAGGCCGACTGCGTCCCGACGGACCGGGAGCCCGACCTGTCCCTGGACGTCAGCGACCTGGGCTCGGTCTACCTCGGCGGCACCGCCCCGAGCACGCTCGTGCGTGCCGGACACATCCGGGCCCACCACCCGGACGCGGCCACCCTCGCCGACGCCCTCTTCCGCGCCGAACGCCCACCGCACTGCCTGCACTGGTTCTGA
- a CDS encoding MFS transporter, which translates to MRTATGAGAWAPLRRPEFRSLWMAQFVANMGTWAQTVGAQWLMGDLTGSEFAVALVQAATTLPVFLLVVPAGALGDIFDRRRLLLTGQLMMLLGAGGLAGLTAGELTTPVLLLLMIALMGIGQALCVPSFQAIQPELVTRDEIPQAALLNGANANVARAVGPALGGVLIAAIGPAATFAFNTLSFLGVLVVLYRWDRPPDHRPLGVERVRAAIRAGVRYVRSAPRFATVLARSALFMTFAGGLWALLPAIARGPLRLGPDGYGLLLGSVGLGAVGGAFLVPRVRALVGANVVVTGGMFGYAIAVLVVGLVEDVPMAVGALVLAGTAWIAVQSTLAASAQVLLPAWTRARALAYFQLVFMGGQALGAIGWGVVADVVSLRAAFVIPAAALVVVTAFSVWALPLTEAELDVSQVTHWPEPVTRLEPDADAGPVLVIAEWPVPPDNAEAFVRAMRKVGRARRRTGATWWALFQDVEDPTLFLETFIVRTWHEHLRQHDERGTVLDRELEARARGMVVDGEEPQVRHLILIPRS; encoded by the coding sequence ATGCGGACGGCCACCGGCGCCGGCGCGTGGGCGCCGTTGCGGCGACCCGAGTTCCGCTCGCTGTGGATGGCGCAGTTCGTCGCGAACATGGGCACGTGGGCGCAGACGGTGGGCGCCCAGTGGCTGATGGGCGACCTCACCGGCAGCGAGTTCGCCGTCGCCCTGGTGCAGGCGGCCACCACGCTGCCGGTCTTCCTGTTGGTGGTGCCCGCCGGCGCCCTCGGCGACATCTTCGACCGCCGCCGCCTCCTGCTGACCGGTCAGCTGATGATGCTGCTCGGCGCGGGTGGCCTGGCGGGGCTGACGGCCGGTGAGCTGACCACGCCGGTCCTCCTGCTGCTGATGATCGCGCTGATGGGCATCGGGCAGGCCCTGTGCGTGCCGTCGTTCCAGGCGATCCAGCCCGAGCTGGTCACCCGCGACGAGATACCGCAGGCGGCGCTGCTCAACGGCGCCAACGCGAACGTCGCCCGCGCGGTCGGCCCGGCACTGGGCGGCGTGCTGATCGCGGCCATCGGACCGGCCGCCACCTTCGCGTTCAACACGCTGTCGTTCCTCGGCGTGCTCGTGGTGCTCTACCGGTGGGACCGCCCGCCGGACCACCGACCGCTCGGCGTGGAGCGCGTGCGGGCCGCGATCCGCGCCGGTGTGCGTTACGTGCGCAGCGCGCCGAGGTTCGCCACGGTGCTGGCCCGCTCGGCGCTGTTCATGACGTTCGCCGGCGGCCTGTGGGCACTGCTGCCCGCCATCGCGAGGGGACCGCTGCGGCTGGGCCCGGACGGCTACGGGCTGCTGCTCGGCAGCGTGGGGCTGGGCGCGGTGGGCGGCGCGTTCCTGGTGCCCCGCGTCCGCGCGCTCGTCGGGGCGAACGTGGTGGTCACCGGCGGCATGTTCGGCTACGCCATCGCGGTGCTGGTCGTCGGCCTGGTCGAAGACGTGCCGATGGCGGTCGGCGCGCTGGTGCTGGCCGGGACGGCGTGGATCGCGGTGCAGTCGACGCTCGCCGCGAGCGCGCAGGTGCTGCTGCCCGCGTGGACGAGGGCACGGGCCTTGGCGTACTTCCAGCTGGTGTTCATGGGCGGGCAGGCGTTGGGCGCGATCGGCTGGGGCGTGGTCGCCGACGTGGTGAGCCTCCGCGCCGCCTTCGTGATCCCGGCCGCGGCGCTGGTGGTCGTGACCGCGTTCAGCGTGTGGGCGCTGCCGCTGACGGAGGCGGAGCTCGACGTGTCGCAGGTGACGCACTGGCCCGAACCGGTGACCAGGCTCGAACCGGACGCCGACGCCGGGCCGGTGCTCGTGATCGCGGAGTGGCCGGTGCCGCCGGACAACGCCGAGGCCTTCGTCCGGGCGATGCGCAAGGTCGGTCGGGCACGTCGGCGCACCGGCGCGACCTGGTGGGCGCTGTTCCAGGACGTGGAGGACCCGACGCTGTTCCTGGAGACGTTCATCGTCCGGACCTGGCACGAGCACCTGCGGCAGCACGACGAACGGGGCACGGTGCTCGACCGCGAACTCGAAGCCCGCGCCCGCGGCATGGTCGTCGACGGCGAGGAGCCGCAGGTCCGCCACCTCATCCTCATCCCACGGTCCTGA
- a CDS encoding glycosyltransferase family 4 protein yields MKVGLLAPPWIPVPPPSYGGIEVVVDCLARGLTKAGHDVVVFTVGESEVPVATRFVHEHAAGDRIGADEVGLSHAAWAYEGFADRDVIHDHTLFGPLWAVAQGRDHVVATCHGPIYGDLRHVYGFYGSRLPLVAISRDQAARAPEVHVDAVIHHGVDPERFPSGQGDGGYLLFLGRMTPDKGAREAAQIARACRRPLKIAAKMREVTERAYFHEQVEPLLGGDIEYVGEADMDQKLRLLADAQALLNPIHWAEPFGLVMIEALACGTPVLTYAIGSAPEIVEHGVTGFVCADHAELIAAVGEVDRLRRRDCRAAVSEYFSTERMVADHIRLYERVRCAG; encoded by the coding sequence GTGAAGGTCGGTCTGCTGGCGCCGCCGTGGATCCCCGTTCCGCCACCGTCCTACGGCGGTATCGAAGTGGTGGTCGACTGCCTCGCCCGCGGGCTCACCAAGGCGGGGCACGACGTGGTCGTGTTCACCGTCGGCGAGAGCGAGGTCCCGGTGGCGACGCGGTTCGTCCACGAGCACGCCGCCGGTGACCGGATCGGAGCCGACGAGGTGGGGCTCAGCCACGCGGCGTGGGCGTACGAAGGCTTCGCCGACCGGGACGTCATCCACGACCACACGCTCTTCGGTCCGTTGTGGGCAGTGGCGCAAGGGCGGGACCACGTCGTCGCCACGTGCCACGGCCCGATCTACGGGGACCTGCGGCACGTCTACGGCTTCTACGGCAGCCGGCTGCCGCTGGTCGCGATCTCACGTGACCAGGCCGCCCGCGCCCCGGAGGTCCACGTCGACGCGGTGATCCACCACGGGGTGGACCCGGAGCGGTTCCCCTCCGGACAGGGTGACGGTGGGTACCTGCTGTTCCTCGGTCGGATGACACCCGACAAGGGGGCGCGGGAGGCTGCCCAGATCGCCCGAGCCTGCCGCCGACCGCTCAAGATCGCGGCGAAGATGCGTGAGGTCACCGAGCGCGCGTACTTCCACGAGCAGGTCGAACCGCTGCTGGGCGGCGACATCGAGTACGTCGGCGAAGCGGACATGGACCAGAAGCTCCGACTCCTCGCCGACGCGCAGGCACTGCTCAACCCGATCCACTGGGCCGAGCCGTTCGGGCTGGTGATGATCGAGGCGCTGGCCTGCGGCACGCCGGTGCTCACCTACGCCATCGGGTCGGCGCCGGAGATCGTGGAGCACGGTGTGACCGGTTTCGTCTGCGCCGACCACGCCGAGCTCATCGCGGCGGTCGGCGAGGTGGACCGGCTGCGCCGGCGGGACTGCCGTGCGGCGGTCTCGGAGTACTTCTCGACCGAGCGGATGGTGGCCGACCACATCCGCCTGTACGAACGAGTGCGCTGTGCCGGGTGA